A region of Planococcus sp. MSAK28401 DNA encodes the following proteins:
- a CDS encoding diguanylate cyclase domain-containing protein, with translation MKSLSLRNYWGLIFAAFILLFAAVLSMLVSEVSTKRLEEQRGNALSSAAFQMKDRLDQYMWGRYSEIKTFGEIEELELTTSIEEKRATLEMLQDQVPAFSWIGMTDSAGIVTASTNELLEGMDLSERPVYSEARQTDYIGDVHEALLLADLLPNPSGHELEFVDISVPVFYSDGSFGGVLAAHLSWDWAQEVMRFVLRPLNGNENGLEVFVLSPGDNRVILGPEQFLGKPLPIDSYILSQGKRAGWVLEQWPDGNSYLTGFTRGRTNWDYPGIEWTVLVRQPEEIAFAAARDLSRIIMLSGLASAVLFAFAGWLVAGRISRPLNEISNKAKAFRKGEQLALPKNTGVREIEDLSNSLESLVMTLGTTESDLVRMQDLAQRDPLTGLPNRIALEEAADRMMKRARTDGEQLAFFYLDLDGFKKANDTLGHLAGDQVLQKVAERLMAELPDDAFISRIGGDEFVLLFPCEGMGEMPTRQLAQRLIDRLSKPITVEAGRVKLGCSIGIAIYPDNAENLYTLLSYADAALYVSKENGKSQTTFYRDIASE, from the coding sequence ATGAAATCATTATCACTGAGAAATTACTGGGGATTGATCTTCGCCGCTTTCATCCTGTTGTTTGCTGCCGTGCTCAGCATGCTGGTCTCTGAAGTAAGCACGAAGCGGCTGGAAGAGCAGCGTGGCAATGCCCTATCTAGCGCAGCATTTCAGATGAAAGACCGATTGGATCAATATATGTGGGGACGCTATAGCGAAATCAAGACTTTCGGGGAGATCGAAGAACTTGAACTGACTACCTCCATCGAAGAAAAGCGCGCTACCCTTGAAATGCTGCAAGATCAAGTGCCGGCTTTTTCCTGGATCGGCATGACCGATTCGGCTGGCATCGTGACTGCTTCCACCAACGAATTGCTAGAAGGCATGGATTTGTCCGAGCGCCCGGTTTATTCCGAAGCACGGCAGACGGATTATATTGGTGATGTCCACGAAGCGCTACTTTTGGCGGATCTTTTACCGAATCCAAGCGGTCATGAGCTCGAGTTTGTCGACATCAGTGTCCCAGTCTTCTACTCGGATGGCTCGTTCGGCGGCGTGCTGGCTGCCCATTTAAGCTGGGACTGGGCGCAAGAAGTGATGCGATTCGTGTTGCGCCCGCTCAACGGCAACGAAAATGGATTAGAGGTTTTCGTTTTAAGCCCAGGGGACAACCGTGTCATTCTCGGCCCTGAACAATTTCTAGGCAAGCCGCTTCCAATTGATTCCTATATCCTGTCGCAAGGAAAACGGGCAGGCTGGGTACTGGAACAATGGCCGGACGGCAACTCGTATTTAACCGGATTTACCAGAGGCCGCACCAACTGGGACTACCCAGGAATCGAATGGACCGTGCTTGTCCGCCAACCGGAAGAAATCGCCTTTGCCGCTGCGCGCGACTTGAGCCGCATCATCATGTTGAGCGGCCTGGCAAGCGCTGTTCTTTTTGCTTTTGCCGGCTGGCTCGTAGCGGGGCGCATCAGCCGCCCACTCAACGAAATCTCCAACAAAGCGAAAGCCTTCCGTAAAGGAGAACAATTGGCTTTGCCGAAAAATACCGGGGTCCGTGAAATTGAAGACTTATCCAATTCGCTTGAAAGCCTAGTCATGACACTGGGCACGACCGAATCCGATTTGGTGCGTATGCAGGATTTGGCGCAGCGCGACCCGCTGACCGGCCTGCCGAACCGCATCGCACTTGAAGAAGCCGCCGATCGTATGATGAAACGCGCGCGCACCGATGGAGAACAATTGGCCTTTTTCTATTTGGACCTGGACGGCTTTAAAAAAGCCAACGATACTTTAGGGCATTTAGCGGGCGACCAAGTGCTTCAGAAAGTGGCCGAACGGCTGATGGCGGAACTGCCTGATGATGCGTTCATTTCCCGCATTGGCGGAGATGAGTTTGTCTTATTGTTTCCTTGTGAAGGCATGGGCGAAATGCCCACAAGGCAGTTGGCGCAGCGGCTAATCGATCGGCTAAGCAAGCCGATCACCGTAGAGGCCGGCCGTGTTAAGCTCGGGTGCAGTATTGGTATCGCCATTTACCCGGACAATGCCGAGAATCTCTATACTTTATTATCGTATGCCGATGCGGCGCTGTATGTGTCAAAGGAAAACGGCAAAAGCCAGACGACGTTCTACCGGGATATCGCCTCGGAATGA
- a CDS encoding MFS transporter codes for MSNNKPKLWTRDFIGVSVVHFLLLLVFYLLIVTIALYAVEEYGASTSEAGLVTGIFILGALAGRLVIGRTLDMIGRKRALVLGSALFVGMTALYFLPLGLPFLMLNRFLHGVTLGVASTAAGTIAAQVIPHTRKGEGIGYFSMSATLGAAFGPFIGLMMSQWTGYNVIFAACVAIALSALALSTFVKVPPLEKPPAEEAKSGFQLSNYLEANAVPIAIVMFLIALSYSSVLSFINFYANDKGLVEAASFFFLVYAVVILLTRPFTGRIMDLYGANYIMYPALVSLATGLLLLSVADSSLGLLFAGALIGLGFGNMQSTTQAVAIKLTPPHRMGLATSTFFVAMDGGLGMGPYILGFIIPFTGYSALYGLLGIAVFALIVPYYFLHGKKERKLASAH; via the coding sequence TTGAGTAACAACAAACCTAAATTATGGACACGGGACTTTATCGGCGTTTCCGTTGTCCATTTCCTGCTACTGCTCGTTTTTTATTTATTGATTGTCACGATCGCTTTATACGCCGTCGAAGAATACGGTGCTTCGACCAGTGAAGCCGGCCTCGTCACTGGGATTTTCATCTTGGGGGCATTAGCGGGGCGCTTAGTTATTGGCCGCACACTCGATATGATCGGCCGAAAACGCGCCTTGGTGCTCGGTTCTGCCTTGTTTGTCGGCATGACTGCGCTGTATTTCCTGCCGCTCGGTTTGCCCTTCCTGATGCTGAACCGCTTCTTGCATGGCGTGACGCTCGGAGTTGCGAGCACCGCTGCCGGCACGATCGCCGCACAAGTCATTCCCCACACGCGTAAAGGCGAAGGCATCGGCTATTTCAGCATGAGTGCTACGCTTGGGGCAGCTTTCGGGCCGTTTATCGGCTTGATGATGAGCCAATGGACTGGCTATAATGTGATTTTTGCTGCCTGTGTGGCGATTGCCTTGTCTGCCTTGGCGCTCAGCACTTTTGTGAAAGTGCCGCCGCTGGAGAAACCGCCTGCAGAAGAAGCGAAATCCGGCTTCCAGCTTTCTAATTATTTAGAAGCGAATGCTGTGCCGATCGCCATTGTCATGTTCCTGATAGCGCTCAGCTATTCGAGCGTTCTGTCGTTCATTAATTTTTACGCCAACGATAAAGGGCTAGTGGAAGCGGCGAGTTTCTTCTTCCTGGTATACGCTGTCGTAATCTTGCTGACACGCCCTTTCACCGGACGTATCATGGATTTGTATGGCGCCAATTACATTATGTATCCAGCGCTCGTGTCGCTCGCGACCGGCCTGTTGCTGCTGAGTGTCGCTGATTCGAGCCTGGGGCTGTTGTTTGCGGGCGCTTTGATCGGTCTTGGGTTCGGCAATATGCAATCGACGACGCAAGCGGTCGCCATCAAACTGACGCCTCCCCACCGCATGGGGCTTGCCACGTCGACGTTCTTTGTCGCGATGGACGGCGGGCTCGGCATGGGGCCGTATATCCTCGGCTTCATCATCCCGTTCACCGGCTACAGCGCGCTTTACGGCTTATTGGGAATCGCCGTATTCGCGTTGATCGTGCCGTACTATTTCTTACACGGAAAAAAAGAACGCAAGCTCGCTTCAGCGCATTGA
- a CDS encoding cupin domain-containing protein translates to MELKDYGAESFVVNIEDATKQNDTFRTALWTGKNLQVTLMSIAAGDDIGLEVHEHGDQFLRIEEGEGLVQMGDSEDNLSFEEKAEDDYAILIPAGKWHNVTNTGDKPLKIYSIYAPPEHPHSTVHETKAEADAAEEEE, encoded by the coding sequence ATGGAATTAAAAGATTATGGTGCTGAATCATTTGTCGTCAATATCGAAGATGCGACAAAACAAAACGATACGTTCCGGACCGCTCTTTGGACCGGGAAAAACTTGCAAGTCACATTGATGAGCATCGCAGCAGGCGATGACATCGGGCTAGAAGTCCACGAACACGGCGACCAATTCCTTCGCATTGAAGAAGGAGAAGGCCTTGTACAGATGGGCGACAGCGAAGACAACTTAAGCTTTGAAGAAAAAGCGGAAGACGATTACGCCATCCTCATCCCCGCAGGCAAATGGCACAACGTCACCAATACAGGCGATAAGCCGCTGAAAATCTATTCCATCTACGCACCGCCAGAACATCCGCACAGCACTGTGCATGAAACAAAAGCGGAAGCGGACGCAGCAGAAGAGGAAGAATAA
- a CDS encoding NAD(P)/FAD-dependent oxidoreductase, whose protein sequence is MANHDIFDVTIIGGGPAGLYSAFYSGLRGMKTKIIEFQPRLGGKLHVYPEKMIWDVGGQTPIRCEQLITQLVEQGLTFDPTVCLDEKVESMNKNEDGLFVLAGASGEIHYSKSVIVAVGGGILKPQKLQIEGAERFEVANLNYTVKTLERFRGSTVLISGGGNSAVDWANELEPIAEKVYVVHRKSEMAGHEAQVRQLLESRAECLLDSAITRLVASDAGDRVELVEVMNQVTGERCMLPVDQLVINHGYERDASLLENSPLDLETKDEFYLQGTPASETSVPGVFAAGDILQHDGKLNLIAGTFTDAANAVNKAKKFIEPDAANIAMVSSHNDVFNSRNQALKKQALR, encoded by the coding sequence ATGGCCAATCACGACATCTTTGACGTAACCATCATCGGGGGAGGTCCCGCCGGCTTGTATTCAGCTTTCTACAGCGGGCTTCGGGGCATGAAAACAAAAATTATCGAGTTCCAGCCGCGCCTTGGCGGCAAGCTTCATGTCTATCCGGAAAAAATGATCTGGGACGTCGGGGGACAGACGCCGATCCGCTGCGAACAGCTGATCACTCAATTGGTCGAACAAGGGCTCACTTTCGATCCGACAGTATGCTTGGATGAGAAAGTGGAAAGCATGAATAAGAACGAAGACGGCTTGTTTGTATTGGCAGGCGCGTCGGGTGAAATCCATTACTCGAAATCGGTCATCGTCGCAGTCGGCGGAGGCATCTTGAAGCCGCAGAAGCTGCAAATCGAAGGGGCCGAACGCTTTGAAGTAGCGAATCTCAATTATACCGTGAAAACACTTGAACGTTTCCGCGGCAGTACGGTGCTCATTTCAGGAGGCGGCAATTCGGCAGTCGACTGGGCAAACGAGCTCGAGCCGATTGCCGAAAAAGTCTATGTCGTCCACCGCAAATCCGAAATGGCCGGGCACGAAGCGCAAGTGCGCCAATTGCTTGAAAGCCGCGCCGAATGCTTACTGGATTCCGCTATTACGCGGCTCGTGGCATCGGATGCAGGCGACCGTGTCGAGTTGGTGGAAGTGATGAACCAAGTGACGGGCGAACGGTGCATGCTGCCGGTCGACCAGCTCGTCATCAACCACGGCTATGAGCGCGATGCGAGCTTACTTGAAAACAGCCCACTCGATCTGGAAACAAAAGACGAGTTCTATTTGCAAGGCACGCCGGCAAGTGAAACTTCCGTACCGGGAGTGTTTGCGGCAGGCGACATTCTCCAGCACGACGGCAAGCTCAATTTGATCGCCGGCACGTTCACTGACGCCGCCAATGCCGTTAATAAAGCGAAAAAGTTCATCGAGCCGGACGCTGCCAATATTGCCATGGTGTCTTCCCATAATGATGTGTTCAACTCCCGCAACCAGGCGCTGAAAAAACAAGCCTTGCGCTGA
- a CDS encoding ABC transporter ATP-binding protein — protein MGRLFTENLEVSYGERKIVKGLSLSIPDKQITAIIGPNGCGKSTFLKAMTRVIPHESGSVILDGQQIAEEKTKQLAKKLAILPQSPENAAGLTVGEIVSYGRFPYQKGFGKLSKRDYEMIDWALNVTGTQFFKYHPVDALSGGQRQRVWIAMALAQETEMIFLDEPTTYLDMAHQLEILELLRELNAEEERTIVMVLHDLNHAARFADHIVAMKDGQIIKAGSPEEVIVPDVLREVFRIDAEIGLDPRTQKPICLTYNLIKGA, from the coding sequence ATGGGACGCCTTTTTACAGAAAACCTGGAAGTCAGCTATGGCGAAAGGAAAATCGTCAAAGGCTTGTCCCTGTCGATTCCAGATAAACAGATCACGGCGATCATCGGGCCGAACGGCTGCGGGAAATCGACTTTTTTGAAAGCGATGACACGCGTCATTCCGCACGAATCGGGCTCTGTCATTCTCGACGGCCAGCAAATCGCCGAAGAAAAAACAAAGCAATTGGCGAAAAAGCTCGCCATCTTGCCGCAGTCGCCGGAAAATGCCGCCGGTTTGACCGTCGGCGAGATTGTCTCTTACGGCCGTTTCCCCTATCAAAAGGGATTCGGCAAGCTCAGCAAACGGGATTATGAAATGATCGACTGGGCGCTCAATGTGACCGGTACGCAATTTTTCAAATACCATCCCGTTGATGCCTTATCGGGCGGCCAGCGCCAACGTGTCTGGATTGCCATGGCACTGGCGCAGGAGACGGAAATGATTTTCCTTGATGAACCGACCACATACCTCGATATGGCCCATCAATTGGAGATCCTGGAACTGCTCCGCGAACTCAACGCCGAGGAAGAACGCACCATCGTTATGGTGCTGCACGATTTGAACCACGCTGCCCGCTTCGCCGACCATATCGTCGCGATGAAAGACGGCCAGATCATCAAGGCCGGATCGCCTGAAGAAGTCATTGTTCCGGATGTCCTTCGCGAAGTTTTCCGCATCGATGCGGAAATTGGCCTTGACCCACGAACACAAAAACCGATTTGCCTAACATATAATTTAATTAAAGGAGCTTAA
- a CDS encoding iron-hydroxamate ABC transporter substrate-binding protein: MKKLLILSIALLFMLALAACGSTEETTEETSGSEGEASGSDTIQYESENGTVEVPADPQRVVALAYGGNVMALDVPLAGIDAWAIDNPNYEPYLDGVEEVSEENLEKIIELDPDLIIGYSTLQNVDKLEQIAPTVTYTYGKVDYLTQHLEIGKLLNKEDEAQAFVDDFKERAQAAGEEIKAEIGEDATVSVIENFDKQLYVYGDNWGRGTEILYQEMGLNMPEKVEEMALTDGYYALSQEVLPEYMGDYVIFSKDSEQDNSFQETDLYQNTPAVKNDQVFEADAKKLYFNDPISLDYQLELFQEKFLGQ, from the coding sequence ATGAAAAAATTACTTATCTTATCCATCGCTTTACTCTTTATGCTGGCGCTTGCCGCTTGCGGTTCTACAGAAGAAACGACAGAGGAAACGAGTGGTTCGGAAGGCGAAGCAAGCGGATCCGATACCATCCAATACGAATCTGAAAATGGTACAGTGGAAGTTCCGGCTGACCCACAGCGCGTGGTAGCCTTGGCTTACGGCGGAAACGTCATGGCACTTGATGTACCGCTTGCCGGCATCGACGCTTGGGCGATCGACAATCCGAACTACGAACCATACTTGGACGGCGTAGAAGAAGTGTCGGAAGAGAACTTGGAGAAAATCATCGAATTGGATCCGGATTTGATTATCGGTTACTCGACTCTTCAAAACGTCGATAAACTGGAACAAATTGCACCAACTGTGACTTACACTTACGGCAAAGTCGACTATTTGACACAACACCTGGAAATTGGGAAACTATTGAATAAAGAAGACGAAGCACAAGCATTCGTTGACGACTTTAAAGAACGCGCACAAGCTGCGGGCGAAGAGATCAAAGCGGAGATTGGCGAAGATGCAACGGTATCCGTCATCGAGAACTTTGATAAGCAATTGTACGTATACGGCGACAACTGGGGCCGCGGCACCGAGATCCTCTATCAGGAGATGGGCTTGAACATGCCGGAAAAAGTTGAAGAAATGGCTCTTACTGATGGGTACTATGCCTTGTCACAAGAAGTCCTCCCTGAATATATGGGCGATTACGTAATCTTCAGCAAAGACTCCGAACAGGATAATTCATTCCAGGAAACGGACCTTTACCAAAACACGCCAGCTGTAAAGAACGACCAAGTATTTGAAGCGGATGCGAAGAAATTGTACTTCAACGATCCGATTTCACTCGATTACCAGCTTGAGTTGTTCCAGGAAAAATTCCTTGGCCAATAA
- a CDS encoding FecCD family ABC transporter permease gives MRYNARFSYIFGISLLALVLAFVLSMVFGAADVSLKNLWLALFSDNTGQQISVIQEIRLPREVAAIFVGAALAVSGAIMQGMTRNPLADPGLLGLTAGANAALAATLAFIPGANYFGIMIACFIGAAIGAGLVFGIGASRRGGFSPFRIVLAGAAVSAFLTAIAEAIGLLFKISKDVSMWTAGGLIGTSWGQLQIIIPFITIALFVALLLSRQLAVLSLSEEAAIGLGQKTGQIKAMLFVVVTLLAGAAVALAGNLAFIGLMIPHIVRVIVGSDYRFIIPMSAVTGAIFMLLADLFGRTVNAPFETPVAAVVAMLGLPFFLLIVRKGGGAFT, from the coding sequence ATGCGTTATAACGCCCGTTTTTCATACATATTTGGAATCAGCCTGCTGGCACTTGTGCTGGCTTTTGTTTTGTCGATGGTCTTTGGGGCTGCTGATGTCAGCCTGAAAAACCTATGGCTGGCGCTGTTTTCCGACAACACCGGACAACAGATTTCGGTCATCCAGGAAATTCGCCTGCCGCGTGAAGTCGCTGCGATTTTCGTCGGCGCGGCACTCGCCGTCTCAGGAGCGATCATGCAAGGCATGACCCGCAACCCGCTGGCAGACCCTGGTTTGCTCGGTTTGACTGCCGGAGCCAATGCGGCACTGGCCGCGACATTGGCATTTATTCCCGGAGCTAATTATTTCGGCATCATGATTGCCTGCTTTATCGGGGCGGCCATCGGGGCCGGGCTCGTCTTCGGCATCGGGGCTTCGCGTCGCGGCGGTTTTTCGCCATTTCGCATCGTCCTTGCCGGAGCGGCGGTATCGGCATTTTTGACCGCCATTGCAGAAGCGATCGGCTTGCTGTTTAAGATTTCCAAAGACGTCTCCATGTGGACCGCCGGCGGCTTGATCGGCACGTCTTGGGGACAGCTGCAGATTATCATTCCGTTTATCACCATCGCTTTGTTTGTCGCTTTATTGCTATCCCGCCAACTGGCAGTGTTGAGCTTAAGTGAAGAAGCGGCGATCGGGCTTGGCCAAAAGACCGGCCAGATCAAAGCAATGCTGTTTGTCGTCGTCACCTTGCTTGCCGGCGCTGCAGTAGCGTTAGCCGGCAACTTGGCGTTCATCGGCTTGATGATCCCACATATCGTCCGTGTGATCGTCGGCAGCGATTACCGCTTCATCATTCCGATGTCCGCCGTCACGGGCGCCATCTTCATGCTGCTCGCCGATTTGTTCGGACGCACGGTCAACGCACCATTTGAAACGCCGGTCGCAGCGGTGGTCGCCATGCTCGGCTTGCCATTCTTCCTGCTCATCGTCCGTAAAGGTGGAGGTGCGTTCACATGA
- a CDS encoding FecCD family ABC transporter permease — translation MIQQHLIRKQRITLLVLTIILLVTAVLSLGLGYSTLGFGRIVPVLMGQGDFKEEFVLYSIRMPRLLITFLAGMALALSGAVLQSITRNDLADPGIIGINSGAGVAIAIFFLFIPVEPGSFAFLMPFVAFLGAFITAILIYLFSRDPRTGLQPVRLVLVGIGFSMALSGVMIVLISSAEREKVDFIAQWLAGSIWGTDWPFILALLPWLVVLIPYVLYKANRLNILGLGESAAIGLGLNIGKERAVLLLAAVALAAAAVSVTGSIAFIGLMAPHLAKALVGPRHQLFLPVAILLGGWLLLAADTIGRNLLEPSGIPAGVMAALIGAPYFVYLLMKK, via the coding sequence ATGATCCAACAACATTTAATCCGTAAACAGCGCATCACTTTGCTCGTGCTCACCATCATCCTGTTGGTCACCGCCGTCTTGAGTTTAGGGCTCGGCTATTCGACGCTCGGTTTCGGCAGAATTGTGCCCGTTTTGATGGGGCAAGGCGATTTCAAAGAAGAGTTCGTACTGTATTCCATCCGGATGCCAAGACTGCTCATTACGTTTCTAGCGGGGATGGCACTCGCTTTATCGGGCGCAGTGCTACAGAGCATTACGCGCAATGATTTGGCCGACCCGGGCATCATCGGCATCAATTCCGGTGCCGGTGTCGCCATTGCCATTTTCTTTTTGTTCATCCCTGTAGAGCCGGGCTCTTTTGCTTTCTTGATGCCGTTCGTCGCGTTTCTCGGCGCGTTTATCACGGCGATCCTGATTTACTTGTTCTCCCGCGATCCGCGTACAGGCCTTCAACCGGTCCGCCTCGTACTCGTCGGCATTGGTTTTTCAATGGCTTTATCCGGCGTCATGATTGTGCTGATTTCATCGGCTGAACGGGAAAAAGTGGACTTCATTGCCCAGTGGCTCGCAGGTTCCATTTGGGGCACCGACTGGCCGTTCATCCTGGCACTGTTGCCTTGGCTTGTCGTGTTGATTCCATATGTTCTGTATAAAGCGAACCGGCTGAACATCCTCGGGCTTGGCGAATCCGCCGCAATCGGTCTCGGGCTTAATATCGGCAAAGAACGCGCCGTCCTTTTGCTTGCGGCCGTCGCGCTCGCTGCCGCTGCGGTTTCTGTCACCGGGAGCATCGCTTTTATCGGCTTGATGGCCCCGCACCTCGCGAAAGCGCTTGTCGGGCCGCGCCATCAATTGTTCCTGCCCGTCGCCATCCTGCTCGGCGGCTGGCTGCTGCTTGCAGCTGACACAATCGGCCGCAACCTGCTTGAACCGTCGGGCATTCCGGCTGGTGTCATGGCAGCATTGATCGGCGCACCGTATTTTGTTTATTTATTAATGAAGAAATAA
- the nhaC gene encoding Na+/H+ antiporter NhaC gives MKEEKKHSKQQEIEVPFWLALLPLIFMVAAMAVTIIIFEGSPHIPLLLGTTVAVIIAWRLGYRWHMIEEGAYKGIRLALPALVIIIMVGMIIASWIGGGIVATMIYYGLKIITPSLFLVTICLICALVAGAIGSSWSTMGTVGIAGMGIGASMGIPAAMVAGAVISGSYFGDKMSPLSDTTNLAAGVTNTNLFVHIRHMIYTTIPGMIIALGAYFFLGRQFAGNSVDSGNINTILASLEENFVISPWLLLVPLAVIVLVMKKVPALPALGIGIVLGWLCHILVQGGSVAEAVNALHDGYVITSGNEVVDSLFNRGGIDSMMFVISLTIFAMTFGGVLEHTGMLKSIVTKILMLAKTAGSLIAATVASAFLTNVTASEQYISILLPGRMYARAYQDQGLHSKNLSRALEDGGTITSPFVPWNTCGVFILATLAVHPFAYAPYAVLNYSVPIIAILMAFLGWKVEFMTDEEMQKLKDREARMEMDAQEEPV, from the coding sequence ATGAAAGAGGAGAAAAAACATTCAAAGCAACAGGAGATTGAAGTGCCCTTTTGGCTGGCTTTGCTGCCGCTGATTTTTATGGTGGCGGCCATGGCTGTGACAATCATCATTTTTGAAGGCAGCCCGCATATTCCCTTGCTTCTTGGCACGACCGTCGCGGTCATTATCGCCTGGCGGTTGGGGTACCGCTGGCATATGATCGAAGAAGGGGCCTATAAAGGAATCCGTCTCGCGCTTCCGGCTTTAGTCATCATTATCATGGTCGGCATGATCATCGCTTCATGGATCGGCGGAGGCATCGTCGCGACGATGATTTATTATGGCTTGAAAATCATTACACCGTCTTTATTCCTCGTCACCATTTGTTTGATCTGCGCACTGGTTGCCGGTGCAATCGGCAGTTCATGGTCGACGATGGGCACCGTGGGCATCGCCGGCATGGGCATTGGCGCAAGTATGGGAATTCCGGCGGCAATGGTCGCCGGAGCGGTCATCTCGGGTTCTTATTTCGGGGATAAGATGTCACCGCTGTCGGACACGACGAACTTGGCAGCAGGGGTTACCAACACCAATTTGTTCGTCCACATCCGCCACATGATCTACACGACCATCCCGGGCATGATCATTGCCCTCGGCGCTTACTTTTTCTTGGGACGCCAGTTTGCCGGAAACTCGGTCGACAGCGGCAATATCAATACCATCCTGGCGTCGCTTGAAGAGAATTTTGTCATTTCGCCATGGCTCTTGCTCGTGCCTTTGGCGGTCATCGTCTTGGTGATGAAAAAAGTGCCGGCATTGCCGGCTCTCGGCATCGGCATCGTGCTCGGCTGGCTGTGCCACATCTTGGTGCAGGGCGGATCGGTGGCAGAAGCGGTCAATGCGCTGCATGATGGCTATGTCATCACGTCCGGCAACGAAGTCGTCGATTCCTTGTTCAATCGAGGCGGCATCGATTCGATGATGTTCGTGATTTCGTTGACGATTTTCGCCATGACGTTTGGCGGCGTGTTGGAACATACAGGCATGTTGAAATCGATCGTCACCAAGATCTTGATGCTGGCAAAAACAGCCGGCAGCTTGATTGCTGCGACTGTGGCGTCCGCGTTCTTGACGAATGTCACGGCTTCTGAACAGTATATTTCGATTCTGTTGCCGGGCAGGATGTATGCGCGGGCTTACCAGGACCAGGGCTTGCATTCGAAAAACTTGTCGCGTGCACTGGAAGACGGCGGGACAATCACGTCGCCGTTCGTTCCGTGGAACACATGCGGCGTGTTCATCCTGGCGACGCTTGCGGTCCATCCATTCGCCTATGCGCCATACGCGGTGTTGAATTACTCGGTGCCGATCATCGCCATCCTTATGGCGTTCCTCGGTTGGAAAGTCGAATTCATGACCGATGAGGAAATGCAGAAGCTCAAAGACCGCGAAGCGCGCATGGAAATGGACGCGCAGGAAGAACCGGTTTAA
- a CDS encoding dihydrofolate reductase family protein produces MGKLTVSMYITLDGVMEEPSWTAAYWDDELAQFQLGQLYNNDALLLGRVTYDGFAATWPTAEDEHGFADRMNEIPKYVVSHTLKRTEWNARLINHDFVDEIKRLKKTGQRLLVYGSAELIDTLIEHDLVDELHLMTFPLLLGEGKKLFRDGVSPKAFKLLKNFSTDQGVLIANYAPER; encoded by the coding sequence GTGGGAAAACTGACTGTTTCGATGTATATCACACTCGATGGCGTCATGGAAGAACCGTCATGGACAGCAGCCTATTGGGATGATGAACTCGCCCAGTTTCAACTGGGCCAGCTTTACAATAACGATGCCTTGCTGCTCGGGCGCGTCACGTATGACGGGTTCGCTGCCACTTGGCCGACCGCTGAAGATGAACATGGCTTTGCGGACCGGATGAACGAAATCCCGAAATATGTCGTGTCGCACACGCTCAAGCGGACCGAGTGGAATGCGCGCCTGATCAATCACGATTTCGTCGATGAAATCAAACGGCTGAAGAAAACCGGCCAACGCTTGCTTGTCTACGGCAGCGCCGAGCTCATCGACACCTTGATCGAACATGATTTGGTCGACGAATTGCATTTGATGACCTTTCCGCTGCTATTGGGCGAAGGAAAAAAACTGTTTCGCGACGGCGTATCGCCCAAAGCATTCAAATTGCTGAAAAACTTTTCGACCGACCAAGGCGTTTTGATCGCCAATTACGCGCCTGAACGGTAA